Proteins from one Planctomyces sp. SH-PL62 genomic window:
- a CDS encoding response regulator — MTIIFLLDLASPLGVSVWVLYLVPVAFTLWVWRPSVPVIAAAVATLLMIIAYFASDLGVVSRDVVRINRSFGVVTLWIKAVVGYHFIRNKRRVRHHDWLQVGQTRLSVAMRGDQRIEQLGESLLRFLAEYLDAQAGVAYTGEGADFHRLATYGVSAEGGSPATFKWGDGLLGQAVKDRRTFLIEDVPDGYITVGSGLGRGTPRGLVITPTSADGVVNGVIELGFFRPIDASASEFLDRVSESVGVAIRSARYRAHLQNLLEETQRQSEELQAQGEELRVSNEELEEQSRSLKESQARLELQQTELEQTNTQLEEQTQLLEGQRNDLSRTQADLRLRARELEQASRYKSDFLANMSHELRTPLNSSLILSKLLADNLQGNLTDEQIKYAQTIQSAGNDLLKLINDILDLSKIEAGRMDVQAERMPIAEMVQGLARTFEPIAAQRGLRFSTRIADGCPAAIETDRQRLEQVLKNLLANAMKFTERGEVTLGVSPAADGRVEFSVVDTGIGISPAQQEVIFEAFRQADGTTNRKYGGTGLGLSISRELVRLLAGELGLASEPGRGSTFTVSLPAAYDAGMVASRPAPGPSPVAHRAFADSATDSRSNWDSLPRRFLDDSTPGSAPPPRPRRIDDDRERLTGNARVILVVEDDEPFARILADLAHELKFQCLIATTAEEALAVAVQYVPSAVVLDVGLPDQSGLSVLDRLKHDARTRHIPVHVVSAGDYAQTALALGAVGYMFKPVKRDELAHALGQLETRLSRRLRRVLLVEDDPVQLDSLRRLLSSHDVETVGAMSAAACLEQLRSETFDCMVLDLSLPDASGFSLLETLSREDAYSFPPAIVYTGRDLSSEEEQKLRRYSKSIIIKGAKSPERLLDEVTLFLHQVVSELPPEHQRMLEKARSRDAALEDRRILIVEDDVRNVFALTSVLEPRGAIVQIARNGLEAIEAMENSLGAAGDRIDLVLMDVMMPEMDGLTAVAELRKRPEWRKLPIIMLTAKAMKDDQEQCLAAGANDYVAKPLDVEKLLSLVRVWMPR, encoded by the coding sequence ATGACGATCATCTTCCTGCTGGACCTGGCGTCACCGTTGGGCGTGTCGGTTTGGGTCCTTTATCTCGTCCCCGTGGCGTTCACGCTCTGGGTCTGGCGTCCTTCGGTCCCCGTCATCGCGGCCGCGGTCGCGACGCTGCTGATGATCATCGCCTACTTCGCGTCCGACCTGGGGGTCGTCTCCCGCGACGTGGTTCGGATCAACCGCAGCTTCGGGGTCGTCACGCTATGGATCAAGGCCGTCGTCGGCTACCATTTCATCCGCAACAAGCGGCGGGTGAGGCATCACGACTGGCTCCAGGTCGGCCAGACCCGGCTCAGCGTGGCGATGCGAGGGGATCAACGGATCGAGCAGCTCGGCGAGAGCCTGCTTCGATTCCTCGCGGAGTATCTCGACGCCCAGGCCGGGGTCGCCTATACCGGCGAAGGGGCTGACTTCCATCGCCTCGCGACCTATGGCGTCTCCGCGGAAGGGGGTTCGCCCGCGACATTCAAGTGGGGGGACGGCTTGCTCGGCCAGGCGGTCAAGGATCGCCGGACGTTCCTGATCGAGGACGTGCCCGACGGGTACATCACGGTCGGCTCGGGGTTGGGACGCGGCACGCCGCGGGGCCTGGTCATCACTCCCACCTCCGCGGACGGCGTGGTGAACGGCGTGATCGAGCTTGGCTTCTTCCGACCGATCGACGCCTCGGCGTCCGAGTTCCTGGACCGGGTGTCGGAGTCCGTGGGCGTCGCCATCCGCTCGGCCCGCTATCGCGCGCATCTCCAGAACCTGCTGGAAGAGACCCAGCGGCAGTCCGAAGAGCTTCAAGCCCAGGGCGAGGAACTCCGGGTCTCCAACGAAGAGCTCGAGGAACAGAGCCGTTCGCTCAAGGAGTCTCAGGCCCGCCTTGAATTGCAGCAGACGGAGCTGGAACAGACCAACACCCAGCTCGAGGAGCAGACCCAGCTCCTCGAAGGCCAGCGAAACGACCTCTCCCGGACCCAGGCCGACCTCCGGCTCCGCGCCCGCGAGCTGGAGCAGGCCAGCCGGTACAAGTCGGATTTCCTGGCGAACATGTCGCACGAGCTGCGCACGCCGCTGAACTCGTCGCTCATCCTCTCCAAGCTCCTCGCCGACAATCTCCAGGGAAACCTGACCGACGAGCAGATCAAATACGCCCAGACGATCCAGTCGGCCGGCAACGATCTCCTGAAGCTGATCAACGACATCCTCGACCTGTCCAAGATCGAGGCGGGCCGGATGGACGTCCAGGCGGAGAGGATGCCGATCGCCGAGATGGTCCAGGGCCTCGCCCGCACGTTCGAGCCCATCGCGGCCCAGCGGGGCCTGCGGTTTTCGACCCGGATCGCCGACGGCTGCCCCGCCGCGATCGAGACGGATCGCCAGCGCCTCGAACAGGTGTTGAAGAACTTGTTGGCGAATGCGATGAAGTTCACCGAGCGCGGCGAGGTGACGCTCGGGGTCTCCCCCGCCGCCGACGGCCGCGTGGAATTCTCAGTCGTCGATACGGGGATCGGCATCTCTCCCGCCCAGCAAGAGGTGATCTTCGAGGCGTTCCGCCAGGCGGACGGGACCACCAACCGGAAATACGGCGGGACCGGGCTGGGGCTCTCTATCTCGCGAGAACTGGTGAGGCTGCTCGCGGGCGAACTCGGGCTGGCAAGCGAGCCGGGCCGGGGGAGCACGTTCACGGTCAGCCTACCCGCGGCCTACGACGCCGGGATGGTCGCCTCCCGGCCCGCCCCAGGTCCGTCGCCCGTCGCCCACCGGGCTTTCGCCGACTCCGCAACCGACTCGCGATCGAACTGGGATTCCCTCCCCCGGAGGTTCCTGGACGACTCGACGCCGGGCTCCGCCCCCCCCCCCCGCCCCCGGAGAATCGACGACGATCGGGAGCGGCTCACGGGGAACGCCCGCGTCATCCTCGTGGTCGAGGACGACGAGCCGTTCGCGCGAATCCTGGCGGACCTCGCGCACGAGCTGAAATTCCAGTGCCTGATCGCGACCACGGCGGAGGAGGCGCTTGCGGTAGCCGTGCAGTACGTGCCGAGCGCCGTGGTGCTCGACGTCGGACTTCCCGACCAGTCGGGCCTCTCGGTCCTGGACCGGCTCAAGCACGACGCCCGGACCCGGCACATCCCCGTCCACGTCGTCTCGGCGGGAGACTACGCCCAGACGGCGCTCGCGCTGGGCGCGGTCGGCTACATGTTCAAGCCGGTGAAGCGAGATGAGTTGGCCCACGCCCTCGGCCAGCTCGAGACGCGGCTCTCCCGCCGACTCCGACGGGTCTTGCTGGTGGAGGACGATCCGGTCCAGCTCGACAGCCTGCGTCGGCTCCTGAGCTCGCACGACGTGGAGACCGTGGGCGCGATGTCGGCCGCCGCATGCCTGGAGCAGCTCCGGTCGGAGACCTTCGACTGCATGGTGCTCGACCTCTCGCTGCCGGACGCCTCCGGCTTCTCGCTCCTGGAGACCCTGAGCCGGGAGGACGCCTACTCCTTCCCGCCGGCCATCGTCTACACCGGCCGAGACCTCTCCTCCGAGGAGGAGCAGAAGCTCCGCCGCTACTCGAAGTCGATCATCATCAAGGGGGCGAAGTCCCCCGAACGGCTCCTGGACGAGGTCACGCTGTTCCTGCACCAGGTGGTCTCGGAGCTGCCGCCGGAGCATCAGCGGATGCTCGAGAAGGCGCGCAGCCGCGACGCCGCCCTGGAAGACCGCCGGATCCTGATCGTCGAGGACGACGTCCGCAACGTCTTCGCCCTGACGAGCGTCCTGGAACCCCGGGGGGCGATCGTGCAGATCGCGAGGAACGGCCTCGAGGCGATCGAGGCGATGGAGAACTCGCTGGGGGCGGCCGGCGACCGGATCGACCTGGTCTTGATGGACGTCATGATGCCCGAGATGGACGGCCTGACCGCCGTCGCCGAGCTTCGCAAGCGCCCGGAGTGGCGGAAGCTGCCGATCATCATGCTGACCGCGAAGGCGATGAAGGACGATCAGGAGCAATGCCTGGCCGCCGGCGCGAACGACTACGTCGCGAAGCCCCTGGACGTCGAGAAGCTCCTCTCGCTCGTCCGCGTGTGGATGCCCCGCTGA
- a CDS encoding CheR family methyltransferase, with protein MQDSSEDIEFRLLLEAVLRRYHYDFRGYSPASLKRRLRQARERFGCRSFSQLQDRVLHEPAVLPELLSYLTVQVSELFRDPDYFRAIREHVVPYLKTYPSLRVWVAGCSSGEEVYSLAILFREEGLEERTLIYGTDINPEALRRAESGVYELERIPLFTENHRRSGGKSSLSDYYTAAYGGAVFDKSLRRRVVFSDHSLAADQVFAEVHFVSCRNVLIYFDRELQDRAIGLFKDSLPRKGFLGLGSKESLHFSSHAEAFTDFIRGERIYQKRGEP; from the coding sequence ATGCAGGACTCCAGCGAGGACATCGAGTTCCGCCTCCTCCTGGAGGCCGTGCTCCGGAGGTATCACTACGACTTCCGGGGCTACTCCCCCGCGTCCCTCAAGCGTCGGCTCCGGCAGGCCCGCGAGCGGTTCGGCTGCCGAAGCTTCTCCCAGCTCCAGGATCGGGTGCTGCACGAGCCCGCCGTCCTGCCCGAACTGCTCTCCTACCTCACCGTCCAGGTCAGCGAGCTCTTCCGCGACCCGGACTACTTCCGCGCGATTCGCGAGCACGTCGTCCCGTACCTGAAGACGTACCCGTCGCTGCGGGTCTGGGTCGCCGGCTGCAGCTCCGGGGAGGAGGTCTACTCCCTGGCCATCCTGTTCCGGGAGGAAGGGCTGGAGGAACGCACGCTCATCTACGGCACCGACATCAACCCCGAGGCGCTCCGGCGGGCCGAGTCCGGGGTCTACGAACTCGAACGGATCCCCCTGTTCACCGAGAACCACCGCCGGTCGGGGGGCAAGTCGTCGCTCTCCGACTACTACACCGCGGCCTACGGCGGGGCGGTCTTCGACAAGAGCCTCCGACGTCGCGTGGTCTTCTCGGACCACAGCCTGGCGGCCGACCAGGTGTTCGCCGAGGTCCACTTCGTCTCCTGCCGCAACGTCCTGATCTATTTCGACCGCGAACTGCAAGACCGGGCGATCGGGCTGTTCAAGGACTCGCTCCCCCGGAAGGGCTTTCTGGGCCTCGGCTCCAAGGAGAGCCTGCACTTCTCGAGTCACGCCGAGGCCTTCACCGACTTCATCCGAGGCGAGCGGATCTATCAGAAGCGAGGCGAGCCATGA
- the ribD gene encoding bifunctional diaminohydroxyphosphoribosylaminopyrimidine deaminase/5-amino-6-(5-phosphoribosylamino)uracil reductase RibD produces MNMRANRDVNESARARAWMGRALEEAARGRGRVEPNPMVGAVVVQGDELVAVGHHGRFGGPHAEVVALEAAGGRARGATLYVTLEPCCHHGKTPPCTEAILGAGVSRVVAAHRDPFPKVAGGGLARLRAAGVEVVVGAGAEAALALNAPYLKRLFTGFPYVIAKWAMTLDGKTAVAGGDSRWISSAESRSLVHQVRGRMDAILVGVGTVIADDPQLTARPPGPRTPARIVLDSRARTPVDSTLVRTAREIPTILVVGGDAPSDAVNRLRESGCELLIDPGAERPSLDFLLGELGRRGMTNLLVEGGGFVLGSFLDQGRVDEVDVYIAALLEGGDHARTAVRGRGRALMSDSLRLRDVRRSFVGDDVRIQGEVPAAWREAMDRLSEPAPPDEADPS; encoded by the coding sequence ATGAACATGCGAGCGAATCGCGACGTGAACGAGTCGGCGCGTGCGCGGGCGTGGATGGGACGGGCTCTCGAGGAGGCCGCCCGCGGGCGCGGGCGGGTCGAACCGAATCCGATGGTCGGGGCCGTGGTGGTGCAGGGCGACGAACTCGTCGCCGTCGGTCATCACGGCCGTTTCGGCGGGCCGCACGCGGAGGTCGTCGCTCTGGAAGCGGCGGGGGGGCGTGCGCGCGGGGCGACGCTCTACGTCACGCTCGAACCGTGCTGCCATCACGGCAAGACCCCGCCGTGCACCGAGGCGATCCTCGGCGCCGGGGTGTCGCGAGTGGTCGCAGCCCATCGCGACCCGTTCCCGAAGGTCGCCGGCGGGGGTCTGGCCCGGCTGAGGGCGGCGGGGGTCGAGGTCGTCGTCGGCGCGGGGGCGGAGGCCGCCCTGGCCCTGAACGCCCCCTACCTGAAGCGGCTTTTCACGGGCTTTCCTTATGTGATCGCCAAGTGGGCCATGACGCTGGACGGCAAGACGGCCGTCGCCGGCGGGGACAGCCGTTGGATTTCCTCGGCCGAATCCCGGTCTCTCGTGCATCAGGTCCGGGGTCGGATGGACGCCATCCTGGTCGGGGTGGGAACCGTGATCGCCGACGATCCTCAACTCACGGCGCGGCCTCCCGGTCCCCGCACGCCGGCCCGCATCGTGCTGGACTCCCGGGCGCGCACCCCCGTCGATTCCACCCTGGTCCGCACGGCGCGCGAGATCCCCACGATCCTCGTGGTCGGCGGTGACGCCCCGAGCGACGCCGTGAACCGACTGCGGGAATCGGGATGTGAGCTTCTGATCGACCCCGGGGCGGAGCGGCCTTCGTTGGATTTCCTGCTCGGCGAGCTGGGCCGGCGGGGTATGACGAATTTGCTCGTCGAAGGGGGCGGCTTCGTCCTCGGCTCCTTTCTGGACCAGGGCCGAGTCGACGAGGTCGACGTCTACATCGCGGCCCTCCTCGAAGGGGGCGACCACGCCCGGACCGCCGTGCGCGGGCGGGGACGAGCCCTGATGTCCGATTCGCTCCGGCTCAGAGACGTCCGAAGGTCGTTCGTCGGCGACGACGTCCGGATCCAGGGGGAGGTCCCGGCGGCCTGGCGCGAGGCGATGGACAGGTTGTCCGAGCCGGCTCCTCCGGACGAGGCCGATCCGTCTTGA
- the ettA gene encoding energy-dependent translational throttle protein EttA encodes MPPQYIYSIEKLSKAHGKKEVLKNIWLSFYPGAKIGVIGGNGSGKSTLLRIMAGLDKDFVGTARPASGISIGYLPQEPVLDARYDVKGNVELAVKPVRDLLNRFDQINARLGEGPDADEMDALLAEQADVQDAIEAAEGWDLDRKLEIAMEAMRLPAGDADVSTLSGGERRRVALCKILLERHDILLLDEPTNHLDAESVAWLERHLQEHSGTVILVTHDRYFLDNVVKWILELDRGQGIPWEGNYTSWLEQKQNRLALEEKQESTRRKQLSRELEWVRMSPRARVAKNRARLQRYEQLAAQDYEKRDEAVVIQIPPGPHLGSLVVEAEGISKGFGDRLLFEEMNFRLPPGGIIGVVGPNGAGKTTLFRMIVGQEAPDKGVLKVGDSVVPSYVDQNRDSLNPENTIFQEITGGLDQVTLGRRKMPARAYVAAFNFKGPDQEKLVGKLSGGERNRVHLAKLLKSGGNLLLLDEPTNDLDVDMLRALEEALLDFGGCAVVISHDRWFLDRVATHILAFEGDSRVVWCDGNFETYETQRHERLGTEADQPHRIKYRSLTR; translated from the coding sequence ATGCCTCCCCAGTACATTTACAGCATCGAGAAATTGTCCAAAGCTCATGGGAAGAAAGAGGTTCTGAAGAACATCTGGCTTTCCTTCTATCCTGGGGCCAAGATCGGCGTCATCGGCGGGAACGGCTCGGGGAAGAGCACGCTGCTGCGCATCATGGCGGGGCTGGACAAGGATTTCGTGGGGACGGCTCGTCCCGCGTCGGGCATTTCGATCGGCTACCTGCCCCAGGAGCCCGTGCTCGACGCCCGCTATGATGTGAAGGGGAACGTCGAACTCGCGGTGAAGCCGGTCCGCGACCTCCTCAATCGGTTCGACCAGATCAATGCCAGGCTGGGCGAGGGGCCGGACGCCGACGAGATGGATGCGCTTCTCGCCGAGCAGGCCGACGTGCAGGACGCCATCGAGGCGGCCGAGGGTTGGGATCTCGATCGGAAGCTCGAGATCGCGATGGAGGCGATGCGACTGCCGGCGGGCGACGCCGACGTCTCGACCCTCTCCGGCGGCGAGCGCCGACGAGTTGCGCTCTGCAAGATCCTGCTCGAGCGGCACGACATCCTGCTCCTCGACGAGCCGACGAACCACCTGGACGCCGAGAGCGTGGCCTGGCTCGAACGCCATCTCCAGGAGCACTCCGGCACCGTCATCCTCGTCACCCACGACCGCTACTTCCTCGACAACGTGGTGAAGTGGATCCTCGAACTCGATCGCGGCCAGGGGATTCCCTGGGAAGGCAACTACACCTCCTGGCTCGAGCAGAAGCAGAACCGCCTCGCACTGGAGGAGAAGCAGGAGAGCACCCGACGCAAGCAGCTCTCGCGCGAGCTTGAATGGGTGCGGATGTCGCCCCGGGCGCGAGTCGCCAAGAACCGAGCTCGGCTGCAGCGCTATGAGCAGCTCGCCGCCCAGGATTACGAGAAGCGCGACGAAGCCGTCGTCATCCAGATTCCCCCGGGGCCGCACCTGGGCTCGCTCGTCGTGGAGGCGGAAGGGATCTCCAAGGGGTTTGGCGATCGGCTGCTGTTCGAGGAAATGAATTTCCGACTGCCGCCGGGCGGGATCATCGGGGTCGTCGGCCCCAACGGCGCCGGCAAGACGACGCTGTTCCGCATGATCGTCGGCCAGGAAGCCCCTGACAAGGGAGTGCTCAAGGTCGGGGATTCGGTCGTGCCGTCGTACGTCGACCAGAACCGGGATTCGCTCAACCCGGAGAACACGATCTTCCAGGAGATCACCGGCGGGCTGGATCAGGTGACGCTGGGCCGGCGGAAAATGCCCGCGCGGGCGTACGTGGCGGCCTTCAACTTCAAGGGGCCGGACCAGGAGAAGCTCGTCGGCAAGCTCTCCGGGGGAGAGCGGAACCGCGTCCATCTCGCGAAGCTGCTCAAGAGCGGCGGCAATCTTCTGCTCCTCGACGAACCGACCAACGACCTCGACGTCGACATGCTCCGCGCCCTGGAGGAGGCCTTGCTGGACTTCGGCGGCTGCGCCGTGGTCATCAGCCACGATCGCTGGTTCCTCGACCGGGTGGCCACGCACATCCTCGCCTTCGAGGGGGACAGCCGGGTCGTCTGGTGCGACGGCAACTTCGAGACCTACGAGACCCAGCGTCACGAGCGCCTCGGGACCGAGGCCGACCAGCCGCACCGGATCAAGTACCGGTCCCTGACCCGCTGA
- a CDS encoding M24 family metallopeptidase has protein sequence MFDLPAIQKRLQDFGADGWLLYDFRGNNLPARRILDLESVPPGSRRFFYFIPASGEPRKLVHAIESKALDHLPGEKIIYRSWNGLEEGLRNLLSAGRRVAMEYAPEISNPYVSKVDGGTLEYVRKLGVEVASSGDLIQVFEAVWDDDQWRMHLEAEKVTTAAFDLAWRLIADRTRGGGEVRETEVQAAILDHFERQGLTTYSPPNVSVGTHSGDPHYEPSAGGDAAIRSGDFVLIDLWGKLKKPRSVYSDLTRVGYVGPSVPSRYEEVFKIVAASRDAAIDRVREAFQSGRPLHGFEVDDAARDVIRRAGYEERFIHRTGHNIGQEVHGNGANMDNLETHDERLVLPRTCFSIEPGVYFEEFGIRSEVNVFIDAENAVHVTGGLQRAVVPVLA, from the coding sequence ATGTTCGACCTGCCTGCGATTCAGAAGCGACTTCAGGATTTCGGGGCGGATGGATGGTTGCTCTATGATTTCCGGGGGAACAATCTCCCCGCGAGACGCATCCTGGACCTGGAGTCCGTCCCTCCCGGTTCGAGGCGATTCTTCTACTTCATTCCGGCGTCCGGCGAGCCACGGAAACTGGTCCACGCGATCGAGAGCAAGGCCCTCGATCACTTGCCGGGCGAGAAGATCATCTACCGCTCGTGGAATGGTCTCGAGGAGGGTCTGCGGAACCTTCTCAGCGCCGGTCGTCGCGTGGCGATGGAATATGCTCCGGAAATTTCCAACCCTTATGTATCCAAGGTGGACGGCGGAACGCTGGAATACGTGCGCAAGTTGGGCGTCGAGGTCGCGTCGTCCGGGGATCTGATCCAGGTTTTCGAAGCCGTTTGGGACGACGATCAGTGGCGGATGCACCTGGAGGCCGAGAAAGTCACGACGGCCGCCTTCGACCTGGCCTGGCGATTGATCGCCGACCGCACGCGAGGCGGGGGCGAGGTCCGCGAGACGGAGGTGCAAGCCGCCATCCTCGACCACTTCGAGCGGCAAGGGCTGACGACTTACAGCCCCCCGAACGTCTCCGTGGGAACCCACAGCGGCGATCCCCATTACGAGCCGTCCGCCGGCGGAGACGCGGCGATCCGGTCGGGGGATTTCGTCCTCATCGACCTCTGGGGCAAGCTCAAGAAGCCGCGTTCCGTCTACAGCGATCTGACCCGCGTGGGGTACGTCGGGCCGTCCGTCCCCTCCAGGTATGAGGAAGTCTTCAAGATCGTGGCTGCCTCGAGGGACGCCGCGATCGACCGGGTCCGCGAGGCGTTCCAATCCGGCCGACCGCTCCACGGCTTCGAGGTCGACGACGCCGCGCGCGACGTGATCCGGCGGGCCGGATACGAGGAGCGGTTCATCCACCGCACCGGGCACAACATCGGCCAGGAGGTGCACGGCAACGGTGCCAACATGGACAACCTGGAGACCCACGACGAGCGACTGGTCCTCCCTCGGACCTGCTTCTCCATCGAACCCGGCGTCTACTTCGAGGAGTTCGGGATTCGGAGCGAAGTCAACGTGTTCATCGACGCCGAGAACGCCGTCCATGTCACCGGAGGGTTGCAGCGGGCGGTCGTCCCCGTCCTCGCCTGA
- a CDS encoding PEP-CTERM sorting domain-containing protein: protein MIKLHRILLAGVVLALATSSVQAADVNGQLAIGVLGKVTSTGSDLNSPTAVITIPKLQATDDGSNDFTVITAGTVVDNDGATLDIAAAAAGFNFSMNGTYGTFVADLGNIVTQSADFLNLYVEGLYTPAGGVTGDPGRASLNITLTFNNGVYGFAAVLNAPPTPVVPEPSSVALAGIGLASAGLFGLRKRFTK from the coding sequence GTGATCAAGCTGCATCGCATTCTGTTGGCGGGCGTCGTCCTCGCCCTGGCCACGTCCTCCGTCCAGGCCGCTGACGTCAATGGTCAGCTGGCGATCGGCGTTCTCGGGAAGGTCACCTCCACCGGCAGCGACCTGAATTCGCCGACGGCCGTGATCACCATCCCGAAGCTTCAGGCCACGGATGACGGGTCGAACGACTTCACCGTCATCACCGCCGGCACGGTTGTCGACAACGACGGCGCGACCCTCGACATCGCCGCCGCCGCCGCCGGCTTCAACTTCAGCATGAACGGCACCTACGGCACGTTCGTCGCCGATCTGGGCAACATCGTGACCCAGTCGGCCGACTTCCTGAACCTCTACGTCGAAGGCCTCTACACCCCGGCCGGCGGCGTCACCGGCGATCCCGGCCGCGCCAGCTTGAACATCACCCTGACGTTCAACAACGGCGTCTACGGCTTCGCGGCCGTCCTGAACGCCCCGCCGACCCCGGTCGTCCCCGAGCCCTCCTCGGTCGCCCTGGCCGGCATCGGCCTGGCCTCGGCCGGCCTGTTCGGCCTCCGGAAGCGCTTCACCAAGTGA
- a CDS encoding redox-sensing transcriptional repressor Rex, whose protein sequence is MNPSRNGHPNAKPAPKAVVGRVSLYLRQLESLQREGLTKTSSHQLGEPFGIKNAQVRKDLAFFGQFGRPGVGYDVTDLILVLRRILGVDKDWPLILVGLGNLGRALLRYRGFQSRRFHIVAIFDTDPRKVGQVHQGVPVEPLDELARSITAHKVSLALLCVPAEAAQAVADQMIDSGIRGILNFAPVPLAVPPRVSVIAVDLSIQLENLAYKVQGSLDGVSWAG, encoded by the coding sequence GTGAATCCTTCACGAAACGGGCATCCGAACGCGAAGCCGGCTCCCAAAGCCGTCGTGGGCCGGGTCAGCCTGTATCTTCGTCAGCTCGAATCGCTCCAGCGCGAGGGCCTGACCAAGACGTCCAGTCACCAACTGGGCGAGCCGTTCGGGATCAAGAACGCCCAGGTGCGGAAGGATCTCGCATTCTTCGGCCAGTTCGGGCGTCCCGGCGTCGGTTACGACGTCACCGATCTGATTCTCGTCCTCAGGCGAATCCTGGGGGTCGACAAGGACTGGCCGCTGATCCTGGTCGGGCTCGGCAACCTCGGCCGGGCGCTGCTGCGTTATCGGGGATTTCAATCGCGGCGGTTCCACATCGTCGCGATCTTCGACACGGACCCGAGAAAGGTCGGCCAGGTCCACCAGGGGGTGCCGGTGGAGCCGCTCGACGAGTTGGCCCGGAGCATCACGGCCCACAAGGTCAGCCTGGCCTTGCTTTGCGTGCCGGCGGAGGCCGCGCAGGCGGTCGCCGACCAGATGATCGACTCCGGCATCCGCGGCATCCTCAACTTCGCCCCCGTGCCGCTCGCCGTCCCCCCGCGCGTCAGCGTGATCGCCGTCGACCTGAGCATCCAGCTCGAGAACCTCGCGTACAAGGTCCAGGGCTCGCTCGACGGCGTCTCCTGGGCCGGTTGA
- a CDS encoding chemotaxis protein CheB, which yields MSNPRAEAVAVGTSAGALEALSVILPALPENYPLPVLVVVHLPPDRESLMLDLLRRRCRIAVKEAEDKEPITGGTVYLAPPDYHLLVETDRRLSLSSEEPVRYSRPSIDVLFETAAEAYGPGLVGVVLTGANGDGSRGLRAICEAGGRALVQEPGLALASAMPQAALDACPEARRLSLEAIAERLLGIVDPT from the coding sequence ATGAGCAACCCCCGGGCCGAGGCCGTGGCCGTGGGGACGTCGGCCGGGGCGCTCGAGGCGCTCTCCGTCATCCTCCCGGCCCTGCCCGAGAATTATCCCTTGCCGGTCCTGGTGGTGGTCCACCTTCCGCCGGACCGCGAAAGCCTGATGCTCGACCTCCTCCGGCGACGGTGCCGGATCGCCGTGAAGGAGGCCGAGGACAAGGAACCGATCACCGGCGGGACCGTCTACCTCGCCCCGCCGGACTATCACCTGCTCGTCGAGACCGATCGCAGGCTCTCGCTCTCCAGCGAGGAGCCCGTCCGATATTCCCGGCCCTCCATCGACGTCCTGTTCGAGACCGCGGCCGAGGCCTACGGCCCCGGCCTCGTCGGCGTCGTCCTCACCGGCGCGAACGGCGACGGCTCACGAGGGTTGCGGGCGATTTGCGAGGCCGGCGGCCGCGCCCTGGTCCAGGAACCCGGACTGGCCCTGGCGTCGGCCATGCCCCAGGCCGCCCTGGACGCCTGCCCCGAAGCCCGGCGACTGAGCTTGGAGGCGATCGCCGAGCGACTTCTTGGTATCGTGGACCCGACATGA